From the genome of Ignavibacteriales bacterium:
CCACCTTCAATGATATCTATCCCAAATTCATCCAACCGTTGAGTAATGCTCAATTTATCAGTCACTGATAAATTAATGCCTTCACCTTGCGTTCCATCCCGCAGGGTTGTGTCAAACAGTTCTATAAAATTTTTCTTCATATTTTCTTCTCAATAATATTTTAAAGTCTTAAAACAATTTGAACATTATAAAAGGAAACAAATTTTTCATCCTTGTTTTAACAATCGACTATTATGCTAACATTCCAACTTTTCTTGCATACTTAAAAACTCCACCTGCTTCAACAATCTCAAAAACATCTCCAAGCGAATTAAGTTTATGTACTTTACCAGATGAATGATTTGTTAAAGTATTTGTGTCAACATTTAATTCTACTTCATCACCGGTTTTAATTTTATCATTTAGCTTTTCTTTACTATCATAAGGAACAAGAAAGCCACCATCCACAGAATTTCTGTAAAATATCCTTGCGTATGATTCAGCTATAACTGCTTTCACTCCAGCTTTCTGAAGAGCTAAAGGCGCATGCTCTCTTGAAGAACCACAACCAAAGTTGGAACCACCGATTATAATTTCGTATTCTGATTGCTCACAATCGCCAACTATAAATGGTTTGCCTCCATCCGGTAATCCAGCTTTTTCCAAAGGAACACTTGATAATGCAAAGTGTCCGTACTTTTTAGATTCCTCTGGATCAGTTGTACTATAAACCAAATATTCAGCAGGAATAATTTGGTCCGTATCGATGTTATCGCCAAGAACGTATGCTTTACCTTTTAATATTTTTTCCATCAGCCTACTCCCTGCCCTCTCCAAAAGGAGAGGGTTTTTAATTTAATATTTTGTATTTGTGAAAAATACTTATTACAAAATCCCAAAATCTCCTTTGGGGGGATTTAGGGGACTAATCTCTTGGATCCGTTATAACTCCTTTTATTGCTGAAGCGGCAACAGTTAATGGAGAAGCTAAATACACTTCTGATTTTTTGCTTCCCATCCTGCCGGGAAAATTTCTATTGGTAGTTGAAATTACAACATCACCATCCGTAGATCTTCCAATTGTATCTGAAGGACCACCAAGACACGCAGCACAAGAAGACTGTGCAATAATGCATCCAGCATTTTGAAAAATATCTTTTAGTGAAATACCGGAAATAGTTTCTTCATCAAGCTGTGCTGCTATTGAAGTACTTGCAGGGACAATAAAGGTTGGAACTTTTACAGTATTTCCAAGAAGTATTTTTGCTGCAAATTGAAAATCAGTAAGTTTACCTCCCGTGCAGGATCCGATATAACATTTAGTAAGTTTTGTTCCACTAACATTTCTAACCGTATCCCGGTTATCCGGACTATGCGGTTTTGCAACCAATGGTTCAAGTTTAGAAACATCATAATTATATTTTCCAAAATACTTTGCATCAGAATCGCTAGAGTAAATTTCATAATCAGTTTCAATTTTATCTTTTAAATATTCCTTTGTAATAGAATCTGCAGCAATAATTCCGTTCATTCCGCCAGCCTCAATTGCCATATTAGTTAAAGTCATTCTTTCATTCATTGAAAGACCAACTACTGCATCACCGTCAAATTCCATTGCACGGTAAGTTGCGCCATCTGTTGTAATATCACCAAGGATTTGAAGTATTAAATCCTTTGCAGTAAGATAGTTTGGCATTTCTCCATTAAATGTAAACTTTATCGATGCTGGAATTTTCTCCCAGATTTTACCCGT
Proteins encoded in this window:
- a CDS encoding 3-isopropylmalate dehydratase, translating into MEKILKGKAYVLGDNIDTDQIIPAEYLVYSTTDPEESKKYGHFALSSVPLEKAGLPDGGKPFIVGDCEQSEYEIIIGGSNFGCGSSREHAPLALQKAGVKAVIAESYARIFYRNSVDGGFLVPYDSKEKLNDKIKTGDEVELNVDTNTLTNHSSGKVHKLNSLGDVFEIVEAGGVFKYARKVGMLA
- a CDS encoding 3-isopropylmalate dehydratase large subunit, which gives rise to MGMTITENILAKSAGKNKVTPGENVWLNVDVLMTHDVCGPPTIAIWKKEFGVDAKIWDKEKLVIFPDHYIFTKNSQANRNVDLLRQFAKEYDIPNYYDVGTERYKGVCHIALAEEGYNVPGTVLFGTDSHTCTSGAFGMFATGVGNTDAAFILGTGKIWEKIPASIKFTFNGEMPNYLTAKDLILQILGDITTDGATYRAMEFDGDAVVGLSMNERMTLTNMAIEAGGMNGIIAADSITKEYLKDKIETDYEIYSSDSDAKYFGKYNYDVSKLEPLVAKPHSPDNRDTVRNVSGTKLTKCYIGSCTGGKLTDFQFAAKILLGNTVKVPTFIVPASTSIAAQLDEETISGISLKDIFQNAGCIIAQSSCAACLGGPSDTIGRSTDGDVVISTTNRNFPGRMGSKKSEVYLASPLTVAASAIKGVITDPRD